A DNA window from Microcystis aeruginosa NIES-843 contains the following coding sequences:
- a CDS encoding ABC transporter substrate-binding protein, with amino-acid sequence MTTWQCDGIPKDGKTYPQAIAGGHEPCDNTTPDCPICGLPREAMDPVTTTVKTTVVVSPGGTTRVGQKSSWLLPFALIITALTAGLGGWSLLQMLIPKPDTSPVVLEETPDKQTKATFVSNTAKNPDLFSQGEKILLNSTPNKEKGAAAFKKEDWANAIASYQLAATPQANDPEGKIYYNNAKARQKGNQKTIAVVVPIANDPNSAKEILRGVARYQEEFNNSNPGNPLEIVIANDGGGLQSKAIADDLIQSGQVLAVMGHGIDPFSQKAIESYEKEGLAILSPLTTSVSQTGNATLKTIPLKDKSQEVLGSYLEAVAKTLANYASKQENSPSVVLFYNSDSPYSQKLKDSFAKAIKEPGGKIVKAIDTTKANFNAKTAIDQAKQAGAKVVFLALSKDGDRIDQAVAIAQESSGMLLLGGNELYTPDILIQGADSIDGLVLAVPWSFQATDPFAKDALKSWRGRVSWRTATAYDSMKVLGEAIAKSSDRATVVESLNRGITLQGSTTDFNIFNQVPLVRANRGNEGPKGSQYQFDPK; translated from the coding sequence ATGACTACTTGGCAATGTGACGGTATCCCTAAAGATGGTAAAACTTATCCGCAAGCGATTGCGGGAGGTCATGAACCCTGCGACAATACTACTCCTGATTGTCCTATCTGTGGCCTACCTAGGGAAGCGATGGATCCCGTAACAACGACGGTTAAAACCACGGTTGTGGTCTCCCCGGGGGGTACAACTAGAGTCGGCCAAAAATCTAGCTGGTTACTTCCCTTCGCTTTGATAATTACCGCTTTAACCGCAGGTTTAGGGGGTTGGAGTCTATTGCAAATGCTGATTCCCAAACCCGATACTTCCCCAGTCGTCCTGGAAGAAACCCCAGACAAGCAAACCAAGGCAACTTTTGTGAGTAATACGGCTAAAAATCCCGATTTATTTAGCCAAGGTGAGAAAATACTGCTTAATTCCACTCCTAACAAAGAAAAAGGCGCAGCGGCCTTTAAAAAGGAAGATTGGGCAAATGCGATCGCATCTTACCAACTAGCAGCCACTCCCCAAGCAAACGATCCGGAGGGCAAAATCTATTACAATAACGCCAAAGCCAGACAAAAAGGTAATCAAAAGACTATAGCCGTTGTTGTACCCATCGCTAACGACCCCAACAGCGCCAAGGAAATTCTCCGAGGTGTGGCAAGGTATCAAGAGGAGTTTAATAATTCTAATCCGGGTAATCCTTTGGAAATAGTTATCGCTAATGATGGCGGTGGGTTACAATCAAAAGCGATCGCTGATGATCTGATTCAATCCGGTCAAGTTTTGGCAGTTATGGGCCACGGAATCGATCCTTTTAGTCAAAAAGCGATTGAAAGTTACGAAAAAGAAGGATTAGCCATTCTTTCTCCCCTGACTACCAGTGTTAGTCAAACGGGAAATGCAACCCTGAAAACCATTCCCCTTAAGGATAAATCTCAGGAAGTTTTAGGCAGTTATCTGGAAGCAGTGGCCAAAACTTTGGCTAATTATGCTAGTAAGCAAGAGAATTCTCCCTCAGTGGTTCTTTTTTATAATTCCGATAGTCCCTATAGTCAAAAATTAAAGGATTCCTTTGCTAAAGCAATAAAGGAACCGGGAGGCAAGATAGTTAAGGCAATAGACACAACCAAAGCCAATTTTAACGCTAAAACCGCCATAGATCAGGCAAAACAAGCCGGCGCTAAGGTGGTATTTTTGGCCTTGAGTAAAGACGGCGATCGCATTGATCAAGCCGTGGCTATTGCCCAAGAATCGTCTGGAATGCTCTTATTAGGCGGAAATGAACTTTATACACCCGATATCCTTATTCAAGGAGCGGATAGCATCGACGGATTAGTTCTAGCAGTACCTTGGAGTTTCCAAGCAACGGATCCTTTTGCCAAAGATGCGCTGAAAAGTTGGCGCGGTCGCGTCAGTTGGCGTACTGCTACCGCCTACGATAGCATGAAAGTATTAGGAGAAGCGATCGCTAAAAGTTCTGACCGTGCTACTGTAGTCGAAAGTTTAAATCGAGGAATCACCTTGCAGGGAAGCACCACGGATTTTAACATTTTTAACCAAGTTCCCTTGGTGCGTGCTAATCGCGGCAATGAGGGGCCAAAGGGTTCTCAATATCAGTTCGATCCTAAGTAA